The following proteins are encoded in a genomic region of Danio rerio strain Tuebingen ecotype United States chromosome 16, GRCz12tu, whole genome shotgun sequence:
- the pomgnt2 gene encoding protein O-linked-mannose beta-1,4-N-acetylglucosaminyltransferase 2, with translation MRAIGCRMNLPAVLNGLLVSVVAALLWKYVRLVEHTSQLEEELQLTRQSQEFSQVRIDYHGALLALQEHGTRMVCTGKMHTDRICRFDYLCYCTEAEEFVFFHSNASVMLPNLGSRRFQPALLDLSSVEDHNTQYFNFLELPAAALKFMPKPVFVPDVTLILNRFNPDNLMHIFHDDLLPVYYTMQQYSDLDDEARLVFMEGWGEGAHFDLYRLLSSKQPLLKDQLKTFGKLMCFTKSYVGLSKMTTWYQYGFVQPQGPKANILISGNEIRQFASFLMERLNITREEEEEDDDYIVVFKRTTNRLILNEAELLLALAQEFQMRTVTVSLEEQSFDNIIQIISRAAMLVSMHGAQMITSMFLPRGAAVVELFPYGVNPEQYTPYKTLASLPGMDLQYVAWRNTMEENTVTFPDRPWDQGGIVHLEKEEQERILASKEVPRHLCCRNPEWLFRIYQDTTVDLASFLDVLRDGLKKLNLKKAKVASTVHPGRVREPKCQTSVQATNEAKLSVSWQIPWNLKYLKVKEVKYEVWIQEQGENTYMPYILPHQNYTFSENIKPFTTYLVWVRCIFNKNLLGPFADVLICKT, from the coding sequence GTGCGTATCGATTACCATGGTGCCTTGTTGGCACTCCAAGAGCATGGGACCAGAATGGTCTGCACCGGCAAGATGCACACTGATCGCATCTGCCGTTTTGACTACCTCTGCTACTGCACAGAAGCTGAGGAGTTTGTATTCTTCCACAGTAATGCCTCTGTGATGTTGCCCAACCTTGGCTCTCGCCGTTTCCAACCAGCCCTGCTGGACCTCTCATCTGTAGAAGATCACAACACGCAATATTTTAACTTTCTCGAGCTTCCAGCGGCGGCTCTGAAATTTATGCCAAAACCTGTGTTTGTGCCAGACGTCACTCTTATTCTGAATCGATTTAATCCAGACAACCTCATGCACATTTTCCACGATGATCTTTTGCCGGTCTACTACACCATGCAGCAGTATTCAGACTTGGACGATGAAGCCAGACTCGTCTTCATGGAGGGTTGGGGTGAAGGGGCTCACTTCGACCTCTATCGCTTGCTAAGCAGCAAGCAACCACTTCTCAAGGACCAGTTGAAGACCTTCGGCAAGCTCATGTGCTTCACCAAGTCCTACGTAGGACTGTCAAAGATGACCACATGGTACCAGTATGGCTTTGTGCAACCCCAAGGACCCAAAGCCAACATTCTGATATCAGGTAACGAGATCCGTCAGTTTGCTTCATTTCTGATGGAGAGGCTGAACATCAcaagagaggaggaggaggaggatgatgacTACATTGTAGTTTTTAAACGTACCACGAACAGGCTCATCCTGAACGAGGCCGAGCTGCTTCTGGCTTTAGCTCAAGAGTTTCAGATGAGGACGGTCACTGTGTCTTTGGAGGAGCAGTCGTTTGATAACATCATCCAAATTATTAGCAGAGCAGCCATGCTGGTCAGCATGCACGGAGCCCAGATGATCACCTCCATGTTTTTGCCCCGTGGTGCAGCTGTGGTCGAACTCTTCCCTTATGGTGTGAACCCGGAACAGTACACTCCCTACAAAACCTTGGCCTCCTTACCTGGCATGGACTTACAGTATGTTGCCTGGAGAAATACCATGGAAGAGAACACTGTCACTTTCCCTGACCGCCCTTGGGATCAGGGTGGCATCGTTCATTTGGAGAAGGAGGAGCAAGAACGTATCCTTGCCAGCAAGGAGGTGCCAAGACATCTTTGTTGTCGTAATCCAGAATGGCTTTTTCGCATTTACCAGGACACCACTGTAGATCTTGCCTCTTTCCTGGACGTACTCAGAGATGGTCTGAAAAAGCTTAACCTCAAAAAGGCTAAGGTGGCTAGCACTGTACATCCCGGTCGAGTCCGAGAGCCCAAGTGCCAGACTTCAGTGCAGGCCACCAATGAAGCAAAGCTCTCGGTTTCATGGCAGATCCCTTGGAACCTGAAGTACCTGAAGGTCaaagaggtgaaatatgaggtGTGGATCCAGGAACAGGGAGAGAACACGTATATGCCTTACATTCTGCCCCACCAGAACTACACCTTTTCAGAGAACATCAAACCATTCACCACGTATTTAGTGTGGGTGCGCTGCATCTTTAACAAGAACCTCTTGGGCCCATTTGCAGATGTTCTTATATGTAAAACTTGA